The Platichthys flesus chromosome 18, fPlaFle2.1, whole genome shotgun sequence genome includes a window with the following:
- the ptrhd1 gene encoding putative peptidyl-tRNA hydrolase PTRHD1: MAASGAGSPARLVQYVVVRSDLVHALSWPLGAVITQACHAATAALHVFRSDPDTARYLEELDSMHKVVLGVPDEAALTALSQTLTEAGVSHKLWMEQPENIPTCLALKPYPKETVQPLLRKFKLFK, from the exons ATGGCGGCCTCAGGAGCCGGCTCTCCGGCTCGGCTGGTCCAGTACGTCGTGGTCCGCTCGGACCTGGTCCACGCGCTGTCCTGGCCCCTGGGGGCCGTGATCACTCAGGCGTGTCACGCCGCCACCGCCGCGCTGCACGTGTTCCGCTCGGACCCGGACACGGCCCGgtacctggaggagctggactccATGCACAAGGTGGTGCTGGGG gTTCCAGACGAGGCCGCCCTCACAGCTCTCTCACAGACCCTGACTGAGGCCGGTGTTTCCCACAAGCTGTGGATGGAGCAGCCGGAGAACATCCCCACGTGTCTGGCCCTGAAGCCGTATCCCAAAGAGACGGTGCAGCCGCTGCTGCGCAAGTTCAAGCTCTTCAAGTGA